A region from the Desulfitobacterium dehalogenans ATCC 51507 genome encodes:
- a CDS encoding acyl-CoA thioesterase: MFLNYQTPVRVRYAETDQMGIVYHSNYLIWFEIGRAELLRNAGLAYTSFEEQGLAVAVVDATCRYRRPALYDDQLVIETSLESFSSRKLTFTYKVWREDTLLAEGTTIHVFVDRTGRSTDARNYPIWKEFEEIINENRESEKTEAGAQV; encoded by the coding sequence ATGTTCTTAAACTATCAAACTCCAGTACGAGTCCGTTATGCTGAAACAGATCAAATGGGCATCGTCTATCATTCCAATTATTTGATTTGGTTTGAAATAGGCCGGGCTGAACTATTGCGCAATGCAGGATTAGCCTATACCTCATTTGAAGAACAAGGCCTTGCCGTCGCGGTGGTTGATGCTACCTGCCGTTATCGCCGCCCTGCACTTTATGATGATCAGCTGGTTATTGAAACTAGCCTGGAAAGCTTTTCTTCGCGTAAACTCACGTTTACCTATAAAGTCTGGAGAGAGGATACCTTGTTAGCTGAAGGGACAACCATTCATGTATTTGTGGATCGCACAGGGAGAAGCACCGATGCACGGAATTATCCCATCTGGAAAGAATTTGAAGAGATTATCAATGAAAACAGGGAGAGCGAAAAGACAGAGGCAGGAGCGCAGGTTTAA